GAGTCAAATATTATGTTTGCAAAAAGCACATTTGTTactctgttattgttattatgctCAAATGTTCAATGTGGCTTCTATGGGACTCTTTAAATGAAGCTGCCCACTCTGCAGATTTGCAGTGTATGTCTGCACTTCCAGATTCACAACTACAAGTGTGAGAAGTGACATTATATCTCAGTGATCATCTCAGTAGTATTAAAATATCTCTTATTCCTCTGGTATAACACACCTGTACATGTTTATCAGAATTCTCTGCAATGGCTTTAAGTTAGATGCATCAAGCCAATAATAGGGAGAAAGTCCTTTAATACACTTAGACAGTTACAAAACTCTTCTATTAACCCAGACTACGTTAATAGACTCAGAGCTTTAGAGGTctgaacacacatttttactctCATTTGATCATGCACAGGCctactatctatctatctatctatctatctatctatctatctatctatctatctatctatctatctatctatctgtctgtgagTATAATCTTGTTTTGGACTACTcgattgtttgtttctttcaggtGTGAAGCTCTGTAGTCTGTACTGACAGATGTCAGCTGGGTGTTTCAGCCCTCCGAGCCTCTCTTCACTGCATTGCCCAgattccccctttttttcccacacgACCTTGTTTTCAACATGGATGCCGAAAAATCTCCCCACACATCGCAGTTTTTGTCGCTGAGGAACACATGTAACAACACCCTGTGGCACGACGCGGCCCGAATTCCACAGCCTCGGTTGACTGTCGTCTAACGCttaagtttaaatatttattttccacGACGACGCAGCGCATTTTCAGTCAAAAGCCCGAGACAATACGAAAATCGACGCGGAATGGCGTCTGCTAGGGGCCCGGGAAgctgaataacaacaacatgtgcTCGAACAGGACGATGTAGGCCAATAGGAGCGGGAGCTGTGGACGCTCCAGCCAATCACCGTGGCAGAATTGCGCATAGGCGGTGCCTCGCGTGGATTGTTTTGCCGTCATACATGTTCCCGGTGTGTGAACATCACGGAGCGTTTCCTGCACTGGTGCATGGTGGTCGAACAGGAGGAATTGTTGGAAATTTTTGGAGGTTAGTATATAAATTGGTTTTTACCCAGTATGCATTATTCCCACAGCCATCTCTGCGAGAGGGAGTGACAGGATGCGGCATGCAATCAAAAGACGAGCGGGGAATACTGTTGTGCCTTAAAATAAAATTGACATCCACCGAGTCAAAATGCTTATGTTATCATTAATTAGCTCATGGATTCCCAGTTCTTGTTTCCTAACTGCGTCGCTAGTTAGACGAACGCGGTCAGAAGCTTCACGGAGACAGCTAGCTAGCTCTACTGCTGTCACACAGTCGGCTTAGATTTCAGATACGCTTCTCTAAAAGCTGTTTTCTCGTTCAAGACAGTCTTCAAGAGGCAGTTTGCTAATAAGCGCCACAAAAAAAGTCGTGACAGCGCTGGTCCGCTTACTTAGGGGCACTGTTAGCATAGCGGCTAACCACCCCACTTCGTTGTGACTATAGGTCTCGGCTGCTCGAACTGTGACCTGTCTGACAACCCAAGCATCGTGTCAGTGTGTTAACTGACCAGCATTAGTAGTGCAACAGAGCCAGTTCTCTACATGTATTAAATAGTGCTTCATTACAGAATTAAAAATGTGGCAAGTCATAGTTGTGCTacacgttagctagctagccccAAATGCTATATTCAAATGAACAAGCGCCAAAACATAGCATCGTTGACAGTTGATAAAGTAAGAGCCCTTCCAGGCAGTGAGAACTCATTTGCTCGGAAATatacttaaataaaatatattccCAAATGTTTCAGTTCATTGTGGGATCATAAACAGGTAGCATCTCTTTCAGTAATATATGCAGCCAGGTAACTCTTAAGTCAAATAAGGTAAACAAAGCTACCTTGTGTGAAAAGCCCAGGAGCTTCAAAACTCTTGAGTTGAGGTAGTCtggttttcattgtttaataaAACTTTTGTCCAATAATATGAACCATGAAAGCAGTCATTATCATGATAAAGGCCTTGAGGTGGTAAATGCTTCATTACGTGAACTTGAGTCCCTGACTTGAAGTGAAGTGTAGTTGTAAATCCTTCATCATTGTGTCTTGCAAATTCTTCAATTTGTGTGTTGGTCAAGTTATTGCAAGGCATTTCTCCACACGTGTCTTTCAGCATAGTAAAACTGTAAACATTGAACTTGTGCCATGAGGCCTCTTGTATGTTGACTTGGCCTTGGAAGTGGCTTGCCTGTGCTGTTCAGTGACAACACCCCACCATCTAACAAGTGATGCACTGTCTTCAGTGCATCACCCTCAGTCACATCTTGCAGAGTATTTACATTCCGAatgtttgtgtcattgtttcTCGTTGTCCACAGAGTAGAACAGAAGAATAGAGTATCTCTGTCATCATTGTTCAACTACTAGAAAATTATGCAGCTTCTGTACTGGAAGCTATAAAAACAGAATAGACACGTAATAGTTTAATCAAAAATCTGTTTATATAGCACTAAAATCACAATaggtattttttgtttaatctcttTAAAATAACCTGATACATATTAGAACCCaatatgttaaaatgaaatatgtgaaaatgtttatgaATACATACCTTGATTTTGATAATGTTACAGTATTGTAGGGATGTGGCTAgttgtactttaaaaaaatgttaacacaaaGAGATTTGCGAAACTCTTTAGTGATCTGGATATAATCACTATATGGGTAAAGGGAAGTAACGAAATATGTAGAAAAGTCTAGTAAGTtcaaaaaatgtcatcactttactgtaatgcagcctttaaaaccaggaatAGACAACGCTAAAGCCATATGAGGATAAAATGATATCCAAAATCAAGATGGTACAGTCTCATAAATGGTGCTTTGGCTCAGTTTCACAAAGCCTCGACAAATCAGTAAACTGATCAGAAACTTAACACAGTATCCAGTAGATGTGGGAGTCTCCATAGAAACACAATGTAGGTGAATGTATTAATCACGCAGAACTGAAGTAATTAACAAATATCAACAGACTGGTACGAAACATTATGAACAGTGTCCGGCAGTGGTAAATTGTGCCAAAGCGCAGATGTGTTTTGGTCCGACAGCTTACTGACCTGTGAACGCCAGTATGCATTTTAACCGTGTCTCCTCtttgtgtgtcactgcagcagctaaAGCATGCTCTTGGCCCAGATAAACCGGGACTCGCAGGGAATGGCAGAGTTTCACGATGCTGACGGGCAGCCAGTCACTCTCTGTCTGACAGAGGCTGTGACTGTAGCGGGTGAGTTAAGTGTCTAGTATATTAAACAACTGGccatattattttatattaaatctGACCATTTCTTTATCATATGTTATAAAGTTTGCTGTTTGAGTTAATAATGCAAACTTGACAAACTGTTTGTCCCAtgcagaaaaattaaaatttcaccatacacaaaaaacaagatcAAAACACATATTATAGATAACTAGAATTCTACAAGCATATACAGAACATCAGCATTTGAGCATCTACTATAAACAGTGGATGGATAAAACCTTATTGTCTTACACCTGTCCCTTTGGAAAGGCTGAATGTACAATGTGTGTATTGATGAAGATGTAAGACCTTTAGTACAAAGTTGCCATGACAAAGCTAacagttaatttttttcttcctagATGGTGATCAGATGGAGAGCATGGACACGGTGAGCCTGCAGGCTGTTACTCTTGCAGATGGATCCACTGCATACATCCAACATGACTCCAAAGGCTCCTTTTCAGATGGACAGATCATGGACGGTCAGGTGATCCAGCTAGAGGACGGCTCGGCTGCCTATGTTCAGCATGTGACAATGCCTAAAGCAGGTAAGACACAAATGGCTTTATCTTGGGGCCGAGATGACAGTATTGGGGTTATACTCTGTTGCCTTGCAAGCAGTAATTTATTTGTAATTCATCTGGATGGCATAGTGATGTCTTGCAGGACAGAAAGCATACATAAAGTTAGCTGCAGTCAAGTAGAAGTTACTTTTGGTGAGGTCTTGCTTTTTTTCCGTTGTAGGAGGAGACAGTTTACAGCTTGAAGACGGACAAGCAGTTCAGCTAGAAGATGGAACAACAGCCTACATTCACACACCCAAaggtacatttttttctgttgttgttttgctacTTCTATAAAATCTAAAGTGTCTTATACCATTAATTGTATAGTTTTAACTATCACTGCATTAGGATTACAAAAGCTTTGTTATCTTTTATCAGACGATTATTTTTTGTCTGtgatgaagtttttttttccaattcttcttattttcctctatttaacatacacagaaaaaacatgcaacacCACACAACTCAAAATGAGTGGATAAGGGAAAGAATGATATCAGTCTACTTTTTTCCCATGATGCCCTTTTACAACCTTGAGAGAAGTATTGCACCAGAAACTAATTTGGGTCAAAGGTTATCTACCCAGTCAGTTTGTGGACATTGGAGTATGTTTATGAACATGTGACACACATTAAACCCTTATACAGTGTCCTGTAGCTGCATTCAGCTCAAATCTGTTTCTCTGAGTGCAACAGTTGGCCATGGTGGCATTTCTTATGGAGTGAAACCAAAACCCAGTGTTTCATAATTTTCACCATGTGTGTTGATTTATCGAAATTCAAAAATGCTccatcaaattaaacaaataggGGATAGAAGGGGATGAAGGGATACGATAGCTTGAGGATACGCAGATCTCCTGATCTTGATTAGTCATGTTTTGTAGCTAAGTAGTGTTGTACAAATAAACAGTGAGTTtgaccaccatcatcatcacacccATCTCAATTTTCAGACTGGATCAGAGCCCAGtattttcactgtttctttCCATTAACATCCCTATCCTTGTTTCTGTACAGATGCGTATGACCAGAGTGGCCTGCAGGAGGTGCAGCTGGAGGACGGCAGCACTGCCTACATCCAGCACACAGTGCACATGCCCCAGTCCAACACCATCCTAGCCATCCAAGCTGACGGCACCATCGCAGACCTCCAGGCTGAGGCGACGGCCATTGACCCTGAGACCATCAGCGTGCTGGAACAGTACACAAAGGTAAACATGCTACATCACTGTACCAGTGTGGCACTAGTATGTCACACAGAATTATCCTCCCATAATGTCTTGATTAGTTTGTGtcgattttttaaattttatttgttgttttggaatGATCTTCATGTACTGTATAGTCTTTGGAAAGTATATAGACTGTATTTATATTTGCTGATAgtacagataaaaacattttttcaaatgtggatGGATTACATATCTGtatgtttcttctttccttACATTTCTCTTGATGTGAATGTTAATATTTCTGACAGCGTATACTGTAATAAGCACTGCCCTTTTGTTGTGTCTGTCAGGTGGAGAACATTGAGAACCCTTTAGGCTCCTTTGGCAGAGTGGAAGCAGACAATGGTGTCCACATGCGGGTAGTGTATCTTTACTCGATTGTTTCATGACTTTTTAATCCATCGTTCAGGTTTAACAGCAGAGTCTAATTCATGTTTCTTTCAGATTGTGTTACAGGGTCAAGACAACAGGCAAGCAAGGGCCACAAATGTAGGCGAGAAGTCCTTTCGCTGTGAATACGAGGGCTGTGGAAAGCTTTACACCACTGCCCACCATCTCAAGGTAACTGTAGgttgtttgtggttgtgtgagcatgttttgttgtgctgcttTGCTTCTGCCTACTCAAGTATGGGATTGTTTAAAGACAACGTTCCCCTCACGGCATCTTCATATGATGTTGTAATCTACTTGTCTGCCGTTTCTGCCTCACtaatacagttttgtttttgtgtcatgtaGGTACACGAGCGCTCCCACACTGGAGACAAACCATACATCTGCAACTATCCTGGATGTGGGAAGAAGTTTGCAACAGGTAGCTGAGGAGGACTGAAATTTTTGCAGAGATTTCTCATTAACTTTAAGCCTTTAAAtagtttttatataatttaCACAGTGGAAAATGTTATAGTTGCATATATATTGTCagatattttataaaaaaaaacattttgcatgaCTTTTAAGTTCGTAttgactgctgatgaaaatgatgTAATTACTATGGGGatgtttttgacaaattaaCACTTGGGgatgtaaataaaaatcactATAATAAATGATCGTATAGAAATAATCATGAATAAGGGCTTAACTAAAAGACATgactctgtttctttctttatggTGTTTAAAGGGTATGGACTGAAGAgtcactcacgcacacacacgggtGAGAAGCCATATAGATGTCAAGAGTTGAACTGCTGCAAGTCATTCAAAACCTCCGGAGACCTTCAAAAGCACACGAGGACTCACACAGGTACACACCCACATTCCGGACCAATTGTAATTTTGTTGCATCATATGTCTGgaaaagtgtgtgaatgtgtcataAATGTGTCATTAGTCTGGTTCAGGGTTTAACTGCTTGTCTAACTGCTTGTTAAACCCTGAACCGTTTGTTACCGTAACTGTTAACTGCTGAAATGATAACCCTCACTAACACATATAACTGATTGTCACAACTGGATTGACACTTCGGTCAAAACTACGAGGTTAGAGTCACGTACCACTGTTTTCTGAAGAATACTGATTGGGGTGCAGCGCCTCCGTCCAGAATAGGCTCCACAAATTGCAGGGTTTTGTTAgcagtatgtgtttgtttgaatttttcCTCAGAGCCAGCAAAGTAGTTTCCATTCACATGATCATCACGGGGAGCACAACACTGTGgggctgctttttatttaaaaaaaaacaacaacaacaatattccTGCGGTTTATATCTCATTGgttatttaaatttaaaacagaTGATAGTGGTATTATTGTTGCTACCGCTGTCACTAAGACAACCAGATCACGTTCTGTTTCCTCAGGGTAGCAACTGGCGACCACATGAAAAACTGgagttcatttattcatttagtcaATAATTAAGAAAGCAGTAAGTTAAGcgaaagcagatagaaatggaGCCAGGATGCCAGTTTGACTGGATCGTCAGTTTTACTTTTCCAGTGTAACCAACCTAAATGCAGATGCGGTCAACTTTCTATAGCCAGAATAATACACTAGAGTAAAAAGTTTTCTATTGCCTGTTTACAGAGTAATATAGCTAACAGAGATACACAGAATACTCAGAGTACTTCAGCATGGGTAATGTCTAAAACTGTAGTTATCATTTTCCTCCTCGATTTTAAATTGATTGTGAAACAACATTACAATCCAGATGGATACAATAGGTTTTGAAAAATTATGGGGACATGGAATGATGTTTGATAAACCCTGACATCATGTTTCTcgtctgcaggagagaagccTTTTAAATGTCCAGTCGAGGGCTGCGGCAGGTCGTTTACCACCTCCAACATCCGCAAAGTTCACATCCGAACACACACCGGGGAGCGGCCGTACTACTGCTCCGAGCCTAGCTGTGGGCGGTCGTTCGCCAGTGCCACCAACTACAAGAACCATATGAGGATACACACGGGTGAGTCCTTTTACATCACAGTCTTCAACTAATGTGGTGTTGTATCTGATTCGAGAACAACTTCTAATACTAAAAATTAAATGATGACCTTGCTTTTTCTTGTGCGACTACTTTTCCATCCCTCTAGGAGAGAAACCATATGTGTGCACAGTGCCTGGCTGTGAAAAGCGCTTCACAGAATACTCCAGCCTTTACAAACACCATGTGGTTCATACACCCTGCAAACCTTACAACTGCAACCATTGTGGGAAAACCTACAAGCAGATTTCGACCCTCGCCATGCACAAACGCACAGCCCATAACGACACAGAGCCCattgaggaggagcaggaggcgtACTTTGAGCCCCCAGCAGGTCAGTGGAAATATAACGATATAGAGGAATTACTTAAAGGGCAGTTTTTGATAAAAACTTTTTTGATATTCAAGAGTAAATCAACCTTGAATATCGTGCTGCAAAAATAATTGATTAACtgtttcagtcacttttcaagcaaaaatgccaagCATTCGCTGGCAGCAGCTTCTTCAATGTGGGAATTTGATGTCATATATGATCGTAACTGATTATATTtaaagttttgaatgttttttggaTAAAACAAGCAGGTCTT
This sequence is a window from Acanthopagrus latus isolate v.2019 chromosome 8, fAcaLat1.1, whole genome shotgun sequence. Protein-coding genes within it:
- the znf143b gene encoding zinc finger protein 143, producing MLLAQINRDSQGMAEFHDADGQPVTLCLTEAVTVADGDQMESMDTVSLQAVTLADGSTAYIQHDSKGSFSDGQIMDGQVIQLEDGSAAYVQHVTMPKAGGDSLQLEDGQAVQLEDGTTAYIHTPKDAYDQSGLQEVQLEDGSTAYIQHTVHMPQSNTILAIQADGTIADLQAEATAIDPETISVLEQYTKVENIENPLGSFGRVEADNGVHMRIVLQGQDNRQARATNVGEKSFRCEYEGCGKLYTTAHHLKVHERSHTGDKPYICNYPGCGKKFATGYGLKSHSRTHTGEKPYRCQELNCCKSFKTSGDLQKHTRTHTGEKPFKCPVEGCGRSFTTSNIRKVHIRTHTGERPYYCSEPSCGRSFASATNYKNHMRIHTGEKPYVCTVPGCEKRFTEYSSLYKHHVVHTPCKPYNCNHCGKTYKQISTLAMHKRTAHNDTEPIEEEQEAYFEPPADAIDDPNVSYTTHVVEADDSGSEQVPVESSDMVGQQHVALVTQEDGTQQQVSISDADLQAMGGTITMVTQEGTTITIPAHELASQGAHSVTMVTTDGSDEQVAIMTPDMASFQTVEEAAYSQDQDDIHPVTLLATSNGTHIAVQLSDQPSLEEAIRIASRIQQGESPGMED